The Pseudomonas triclosanedens genome has a window encoding:
- the murJ gene encoding murein biosynthesis integral membrane protein MurJ, with protein MNLLKSLAAVSSMTMISRVLGFVRDTIVARMFGAGMATDAFFVAFKLPNLLRRIFAEGAFSQAFVPILAEYKTQQGEEATRTFIAYVSGLLTLILALVTALGILAAPWVIWVTAPGFVDSPEKFELTSSLLRVTFPYILLISLASLAGAILNTWNRFSVPAFVPTLLNVSMILFSLFLTPYFDPPIMALGWAVLVGGLAQLLYQLPHLKKIGMLVLPRINLRDSGVWRVMKQMGPAILGVSVSQISLIINTIFASFLVAGSVSWMYYADRLMELPSGVLGVALGTILLPSLAKTYASDDRHEYSRLMDWGLRLCFLLVLPCSLALAVIAEPLTVALFQYGRFSAHDALMTQHALIAYAVGLLGIILVKVLAPGFYARQNIKTPVKIALFTLVSTQLMNLVFIGPLKHAGLALAISLAACLNAGLLYWQLRKHQLFAPQPGWGKFIAKLVVSVLVMCAVLIGMMCVMPAWDQGGMPIRLVRLGALVVAGVVAYFGMLAILGFRLRDFSRRAVL; from the coding sequence ATGAACCTACTCAAGTCGCTGGCCGCAGTCAGCTCGATGACCATGATCTCGCGGGTGCTCGGCTTCGTACGCGACACCATAGTCGCCCGTATGTTTGGCGCCGGCATGGCCACCGACGCCTTCTTCGTCGCCTTCAAGCTGCCTAACCTGCTGCGTCGTATCTTCGCCGAGGGGGCCTTCTCCCAGGCGTTCGTGCCGATCCTGGCGGAGTACAAGACCCAGCAGGGCGAGGAGGCGACCCGTACCTTCATCGCCTACGTGTCCGGCCTGTTGACGCTGATCCTCGCGCTGGTCACCGCGCTGGGTATTCTTGCGGCGCCCTGGGTGATCTGGGTGACGGCCCCCGGCTTCGTCGATTCGCCGGAGAAATTCGAGCTCACCAGTTCCCTGCTGCGGGTGACCTTTCCTTATATCCTGCTGATCTCGCTGGCCTCGCTGGCGGGGGCGATTCTCAATACCTGGAACCGTTTCTCGGTGCCGGCCTTCGTGCCGACACTGCTGAATGTCAGCATGATCCTGTTTTCGCTGTTCCTGACGCCGTACTTCGACCCGCCGATCATGGCGTTGGGCTGGGCGGTACTGGTCGGTGGCCTGGCCCAACTGCTCTATCAACTGCCGCACCTGAAGAAGATCGGCATGCTCGTGCTGCCGCGCATCAACCTGCGCGATTCCGGCGTCTGGCGCGTGATGAAACAGATGGGGCCTGCGATCCTGGGCGTATCGGTCAGCCAGATTTCTCTGATCATCAACACCATCTTCGCGTCCTTCCTGGTGGCGGGCTCGGTGTCCTGGATGTACTACGCGGATCGCCTGATGGAGTTGCCCTCCGGCGTGCTGGGCGTGGCATTGGGGACCATCCTGCTGCCCTCGCTGGCCAAGACTTACGCCAGCGATGATCGCCACGAATACTCGCGCCTGATGGATTGGGGGCTGCGCCTGTGTTTCCTGCTGGTGCTGCCGTGCTCCCTGGCCCTGGCGGTGATCGCCGAGCCGCTGACTGTTGCGTTGTTCCAGTACGGCAGGTTCAGCGCCCACGATGCGCTGATGACCCAGCATGCGCTGATCGCCTATGCGGTCGGCCTGCTTGGCATCATCCTGGTGAAGGTTCTCGCGCCGGGCTTCTACGCGCGGCAGAACATTAAGACGCCAGTGAAGATCGCACTGTTCACCCTGGTTTCCACGCAGTTGATGAACCTGGTCTTCATTGGCCCGCTCAAGCACGCCGGGCTGGCGCTGGCCATCAGTCTGGCGGCATGCCTGAACGCCGGCCTGCTGTACTGGCAACTGCGCAAGCACCAGTTGTTCGCCCCGCAGCCCGGCTGGGGCAAGTTCATCGCCAAGTTGGTGGTGTCTGTACTGGTGATGTGCGCCGTGTTGATCGGCATGATGTGCGTCATGCCGGCCTGGGATCAGGGCGGTATGCCGATTCGTCTGGTGCGCCTGGGGGCGCTGGTGGTGGCCGGTGTGGTCGCCTATTTCGGTATGCTGGCGATCCTGGGTTTCCGCTTGCGGGACTTCTCTCGCCGCGCGGTACTGTAA
- the proB gene encoding glutamate 5-kinase — MREKVTGAKRWVVKIGSALLTADGRGLDRDAMAVWVEQMVALHCAGVELVLVSSGAVAAGMSRLGWVSRPSDMHELQAAAAVGQMGLVQAWESSFGVHGLQTAQVLLTHDDLSDRKRYLNGRNTLRTLVDLGVIPVINENDTVVTDEIRFGDNDTLAALVANLVEADLLVILTDRDGMFDADPRHNPDAELIFEARADDPALDAVAGGTGGALGRGGMQTKLRAARLAARSGAHTVIVGGRIERVLDRLRAGERLGTLLTPEQSRKAARKQWLAGHLQMRGTLVLDDGAVKAVAQDHKSLLPVGVKAVQGSFRRGEMVVCVDQQGREIARGLANYSALEAQKIIGQPTDAIEGLLGYVDGPELVHRDNLVLV; from the coding sequence ATGCGTGAGAAGGTCACTGGCGCCAAGCGCTGGGTAGTCAAGATTGGCAGTGCGTTGTTGACCGCCGATGGTCGCGGTCTGGATCGCGACGCCATGGCGGTTTGGGTCGAGCAGATGGTCGCGCTGCATTGCGCGGGCGTCGAGCTGGTTCTGGTGTCCTCGGGCGCTGTTGCGGCGGGCATGAGTCGCCTGGGGTGGGTGTCCCGACCTAGCGACATGCACGAGCTGCAAGCGGCTGCCGCGGTGGGGCAGATGGGGCTGGTGCAAGCCTGGGAATCCAGCTTCGGCGTGCACGGCTTGCAGACCGCGCAGGTGCTGCTGACTCATGACGACCTGTCCGACCGCAAGCGCTACCTCAATGGCCGCAACACGCTCCGCACTCTGGTCGACCTCGGCGTGATCCCGGTGATCAATGAGAACGACACTGTTGTCACCGATGAGATCCGCTTCGGTGACAACGACACCCTGGCGGCGCTGGTGGCTAATCTGGTCGAGGCTGATCTGTTGGTCATTCTCACTGACCGCGATGGCATGTTCGATGCCGACCCGCGTCACAACCCCGATGCTGAGCTCATCTTCGAGGCTCGGGCCGACGATCCAGCCCTGGATGCTGTCGCTGGCGGCACCGGTGGTGCGTTGGGGCGTGGCGGCATGCAGACCAAGCTGCGTGCGGCGCGCCTGGCTGCTCGTTCCGGCGCGCACACGGTGATTGTCGGTGGGCGTATCGAGCGTGTGCTGGATCGCCTGCGCGCCGGTGAGCGCCTCGGCACGTTGCTGACCCCTGAGCAGAGCCGCAAGGCGGCCCGCAAGCAATGGCTGGCGGGGCATCTGCAGATGCGTGGCACCCTGGTGCTGGACGATGGTGCGGTGAAGGCGGTTGCCCAGGATCACAAGAGTCTGCTGCCGGTCGGCGTGAAGGCCGTGCAGGGCAGCTTCCGTCGCGGCGAAATGGTGGTGTGCGTGGATCAGCAGGGTCGTGAAATCGCCCGCGGCTTGGCCAATTACAGTGCTCTGGAAGCGCAGAAGATCATTGGTCAGCCGACCGATGCCATCGAAGGCCTGCTGGGCTATGTCGATGGTCCGGAGCTAGTGCACCGCGACAACCTGGTGCTCGTCTGA
- the rplU gene encoding 50S ribosomal protein L21: MYAVIVTGGKQYKVTEGEFLKVEKLDVATGEAISLDRVLLVANGDDVKIGLPVVDGAKVTAEVVSHGRHDKVRIIKFRRRKHHMKRQGHRQWFTEIKITGIQA; this comes from the coding sequence ATGTACGCAGTTATTGTTACCGGTGGCAAGCAATACAAAGTCACCGAAGGCGAATTCCTCAAGGTCGAGAAGCTCGACGTAGCAACCGGCGAAGCTATCAGCCTCGACCGCGTTCTGCTGGTTGCCAATGGCGACGACGTCAAGATCGGCCTGCCGGTGGTTGATGGTGCCAAGGTCACCGCGGAAGTGGTTTCCCACGGCCGTCACGACAAAGTGCGCATCATCAAGTTCCGCCGTCGTAAGCACCACATGAAGCGTCAGGGCCACCGCCAGTGGTTCACTGAAATCAAAATCACCGGCATCCAGGCCTGA
- the cgtA gene encoding Obg family GTPase CgtA encodes MKFVDEVSIHVKAGDGGNGLMSFRREKFIEKGGPNGGDGGDGGSVFLEADENLNTLVDYRYTRRFDAQRGENGGSKDCTGAKGDDLVLPVPVGTTVIDANTQEIIGDLTVAGQRLMVAQGGWHGLGNTRFKSSTNRAPRQTTPGKPGEARDLKLELKVLADVGLLGLPNAGKSTFIRAVSAAKPKVADYPFTTLVPNLGVVSVGRFKSFVVADIPGLIEGAAEGAGLGIRFLKHLARTRLLLHIVDMAPLDESDPADAAETIVHELEKFSPALTERDRWLVLNKMDQILEPEEQERRKQEVVDRLGWEGPVYVISALEREGTEALSQDIMKYLDERTLRIEEDPAYGEALAALDQRIEDEARARLQALDDARALRRAGLKNADDVDDDDFEDDEDDGDGPEIFYVP; translated from the coding sequence ATGAAATTCGTCGACGAAGTATCCATCCACGTGAAAGCCGGTGACGGCGGCAACGGCCTCATGAGCTTCCGCCGCGAGAAGTTCATCGAGAAAGGCGGTCCCAACGGCGGTGACGGTGGCGACGGCGGTTCGGTGTTCCTCGAGGCCGACGAGAACCTGAATACTCTGGTGGACTACCGCTACACCCGCCGCTTCGACGCCCAGCGCGGTGAAAATGGCGGCAGCAAGGACTGTACCGGTGCCAAGGGGGATGATCTCGTCCTGCCTGTGCCGGTGGGCACCACTGTGATCGATGCCAATACCCAGGAAATCATCGGCGACCTGACCGTTGCCGGTCAGCGCCTGATGGTCGCTCAGGGCGGCTGGCATGGTCTGGGTAACACCCGATTCAAGTCCAGTACCAATCGTGCTCCGCGCCAGACCACTCCGGGCAAGCCGGGTGAGGCGCGTGACCTCAAGCTGGAGCTGAAGGTTCTGGCTGATGTCGGCCTGCTGGGGCTGCCGAATGCCGGCAAGAGCACCTTCATTCGCGCAGTTTCCGCCGCCAAGCCGAAGGTCGCCGACTATCCCTTCACCACTCTGGTGCCGAACTTGGGCGTGGTCAGTGTCGGTCGCTTCAAGAGCTTCGTGGTCGCCGACATTCCTGGTCTGATCGAGGGGGCTGCCGAAGGCGCCGGTCTGGGGATTCGCTTCCTCAAGCACTTGGCGCGTACTCGTCTGCTGCTGCACATCGTCGACATGGCTCCGCTGGATGAGAGTGACCCGGCCGATGCCGCGGAAACCATTGTCCACGAGCTGGAGAAATTCAGCCCGGCGCTGACCGAGCGCGATCGCTGGCTGGTGCTGAACAAGATGGACCAGATCCTCGAGCCCGAGGAGCAGGAGCGCCGCAAGCAAGAAGTGGTGGATCGCCTGGGTTGGGAAGGTCCGGTCTACGTGATTTCTGCCCTGGAGCGCGAGGGCACCGAGGCCCTGAGCCAGGACATCATGAAATACCTCGACGAGCGCACCCTGCGCATCGAAGAAGATCCGGCCTATGGCGAAGCCCTGGCGGCCCTGGATCAGCGCATCGAAGATGAGGCCCGCGCCCGTCTGCAGGCGCTGGACGATGCTCGTGCCCTGCGTCGCGCCGGCCTGAAGAATGCTGATGATGTGGATGACGATGATTTCGAGGATGACGAAGACGACGGCGATGGGCCGGAAATCTTCTACGTACCTTGA
- the ribF gene encoding bifunctional riboflavin kinase/FAD synthetase, producing MQLLRGLHNLRPLSGGCVATIGNFDGVHLGHQAILGRLRERSLELRVPSCVVIFEPQPREYFAPDAAPVRLTRLREKLELLRAQGVDFVLCLTFNRRLRELSAAEFVRQVLVEGLRVRHLEVGDDFRFGCDRSGDFAFLVKTSTEQGFTVEAATTVEVDGMRVSSSRIRKDLADGDLHMAERLLGRPYRLSGRVLHGQKLGRTLGSPTANIQLKRRKAPLNGVYLVSTMVAGQRCNGVANIGTRPSVNGDGRPHLEVHLLDFAGDLYGQHLDITFHQKLRDEQRFASLEALKAAILADIAAARAYWLGQPLD from the coding sequence ATGCAGCTGCTTCGAGGCCTTCACAACCTGCGGCCCCTGTCCGGGGGCTGTGTCGCCACCATCGGTAACTTCGACGGCGTCCATCTTGGCCACCAGGCTATCCTGGGGCGTCTGCGCGAGCGTTCGCTGGAGCTGCGCGTGCCCAGTTGCGTGGTGATCTTCGAGCCGCAGCCGCGCGAGTATTTTGCGCCCGATGCCGCTCCGGTTCGTCTGACCCGCCTGCGCGAGAAGCTGGAATTGCTGCGTGCGCAGGGCGTCGACTTCGTCCTCTGCCTGACCTTCAACCGCCGACTGCGCGAGCTATCGGCCGCCGAGTTCGTCCGCCAGGTGCTGGTGGAAGGGTTGCGGGTTCGTCATCTGGAGGTCGGAGACGACTTCCGCTTCGGTTGTGATCGTTCCGGCGATTTCGCCTTCCTGGTCAAGACCAGTACGGAGCAGGGCTTCACCGTCGAAGCCGCGACCACCGTGGAGGTCGATGGCATGCGCGTCAGCAGCTCGCGCATTCGCAAGGATCTCGCCGATGGCGATCTGCACATGGCGGAGCGCCTTCTGGGGCGTCCTTATCGCCTGAGCGGCCGTGTGCTGCACGGGCAGAAGCTGGGGCGCACGCTGGGTTCGCCTACTGCGAACATTCAGCTCAAGCGCCGCAAGGCGCCGCTCAATGGTGTTTATCTGGTCAGCACGATGGTGGCTGGCCAGCGCTGTAACGGGGTTGCCAACATAGGCACCCGGCCTTCTGTGAACGGCGACGGCCGGCCCCATCTGGAAGTGCATCTGCTGGACTTCGCTGGCGATCTGTACGGCCAGCACCTGGATATCACTTTCCACCAGAAGCTGCGTGATGAGCAGCGATTCGCCTCGCTTGAGGCACTCAAGGCGGCCATCCTCGCCGACATCGCCGCCGCCCGGGCCTACTGGCTGGGCCAACCGCTTGATTGA
- the rpsT gene encoding 30S ribosomal protein S20, whose protein sequence is MANTPSAKKRAKQAEKRRSHNASLRSMVRTYIKNVVKAVDAKDLPKAQAALVAAVPVIDRMADKGIIHKNKAARHKSRLNAHVKALATA, encoded by the coding sequence GTGGCCAACACACCTTCCGCCAAAAAACGCGCCAAACAGGCTGAGAAGCGTCGCAGCCACAACGCCAGCCTGCGTTCCATGGTTCGTACCTACATCAAGAACGTAGTCAAAGCAGTCGACGCCAAGGACCTGCCGAAGGCCCAGGCCGCTCTGGTTGCCGCCGTTCCGGTCATCGACCGTATGGCCGACAAAGGCATCATCCACAAGAACAAGGCCGCTCGCCACAAGAGCCGCCTGAACGCCCACGTGAAGGCCCTGGCCACCGCGTAA
- the rpmA gene encoding 50S ribosomal protein L27: protein MAHKKAGGSTRNGRDSESKRLGVKLFGSQAVKAGNIIVRQRGTQFHAGYGVGMGKDHTLFAKIDGVIKFEVKGAFGRRYVSVVAA from the coding sequence ATGGCACACAAAAAAGCTGGCGGTAGTACCCGCAACGGCCGCGATTCCGAAAGTAAACGCCTTGGCGTGAAGCTGTTCGGTAGCCAGGCTGTAAAAGCAGGCAACATCATCGTGCGTCAGCGCGGCACCCAGTTCCACGCTGGCTACGGCGTTGGCATGGGCAAGGATCACACCCTGTTCGCGAAAATCGACGGCGTGATCAAGTTCGAAGTGAAAGGCGCCTTTGGCCGTCGCTATGTAAGCGTCGTCGCTGCCTAA
- a CDS encoding CreA family protein, translating to MRKGWMAALMLLPALARADVIGEVSTVFKWVGPNDKIVVEAFDDPKVAGVSCYLSRAKTGGVKGGLGLAEDRAEASISCRQVGPIRFAGELKDGEVVFQQRTSLVFKTMQVVRFFDKKRNALVYLVYSDRVIEGSPQNAVTAIPIMPWPEK from the coding sequence ATGCGCAAGGGATGGATGGCGGCGTTGATGCTGCTGCCGGCGCTGGCCCGGGCCGATGTGATCGGCGAGGTGTCCACCGTGTTCAAGTGGGTCGGGCCGAACGACAAGATCGTCGTCGAGGCCTTCGATGATCCGAAGGTGGCAGGCGTCAGTTGCTACCTGTCCCGCGCCAAGACCGGCGGTGTGAAAGGTGGTCTGGGCTTGGCGGAGGATCGCGCCGAGGCGTCGATCTCCTGTCGTCAGGTCGGGCCCATCCGTTTCGCGGGTGAGTTGAAGGATGGCGAAGTGGTGTTCCAGCAGCGTACTTCGCTGGTGTTCAAAACCATGCAGGTGGTGCGTTTCTTCGACAAGAAGCGCAATGCGCTGGTTTACCTCGTTTATAGCGATCGGGTGATCGAGGGTAGTCCGCAGAATGCCGTGACGGCGATTCCGATCATGCCGTGGCCTGAAAAGTAG